The region TGCCGATTTCCTATCGGCTGTTGAATCAGCAACTTCCAGCCATCGGAATCATGATCCAAGGCTCCGTGAATTCTACCGGACGCGCATGCAGGCAAACGGCGGTGGTAACACGCTGGAAGATCCGCACGGCGGTTTCTTGATGCCAGCCGAGTGGTCTCCGCTAGTTCAATCTCTCAACTTTGAAGACCCAACCGACCGATTCGTTCGAGTTGTGCAAGCAAGCACACCCAACGTAAAGGTACCCGCCAGGTTTTCTGCCGAAGGCCGAGATTCAAGTTCCACCGGAGGCCTGTTAGCACGTGGGAGATTGGAGACACAAGCTGACGAACCGAGCCGGATGAATCTCAAGAGGATTGAATTAAGTCCGCGATACCTTGGCGGCGTTTCGTTCGCGACAAATCAATTGGTCAGGGCCGCAACTCCCCAGTTCACTGAGCTTCTGGCAGCAAGTTTCCGGGAAGAGCTCGCCTGGGAAACGCTCAATCATCGAATCAATGGAACGGGCGTCGGTGAACCTCAAGGCGCTTTGAACTCCGCTTGCAAGATTGTTGCTCCCAAGGAAGGTGGCCAGAACGCAAATACCATCACCGGTAATAACATCGTCAACATGGCTAAGCGATGTTGGAACTATGAGCGTGCCATTTGGTTGGCCAACCATGACACGATGCCTCAACTCGCTCAAGCTCACCTTGCAGGAACCAATAGCGATCGGTTCCTCTTCACCCAAGGCGGTCAGTCTTTCATGTTGAACTGCCGCCCAGTCTATTTCACCGAGTTCGCGCGAAGCCTGGGGACCGAAGGTGATCTCATTCTTGGCACATGGGGTGAATACCTCGTTTGCGTCTTGGGTGGATTCCGAGGCGAGGCATCTGTGCATGTGCGATTCGTTGAACGGGAAACGGCGTTTCGTTTCTGGATCGAAATTGACTCAAGGCCGTGGTGGGAAACGCAATTGACGCCTCGCTATGGATCAAACCAATTGTCCCCCTTCATCACTTTGGAGACCCGCGACTAATGAACACGCAAACCACCAAGAAGCCTCGCGAATACTTCGTACCTGAGAAACAGCTTGGCGAGGCTTACAAGTTTATCCGCAACGCACTGTCCACGCTTGCCACAGGACGAGAGGACATTGACTTCAGTCGAATGGAACTGTGCTACGAGCAAATCGATCGACCGTGGAACCTGGTAGCCAGCGATGTTTACAGCGTGCGACATGCCAACGAACTGGAAAACGAGATTGCCCAGATCTCGAAAGAAGAGCATGACGAAGCAGTTGCCGACGCTAACGATATTGCTTCACAGATTGAAAATCTGCGTGAACAGATCCGCGATGCCCAGCATCGGCTTATGGCTGCCAAACGCAAAGCGGATAAATGGGCCTTTCCAACAGGCCGACTGCGACAGCTGCAGTCAGACAACCCCGATCTCTTCGCGGATATCGAAGAGTTGAGCGAGGGCGGCAGAATGGCAACGGAACGGCCATGCAAGGTTGCCGTGCTGCACGAAATACGGGCCGCTCTCCAACGCTAACCTGTGGCATTTGCTCCCCTTTAATCCATCGACACCAAATAAGAAGCCCAATCCCATGACTGAGAGCCAAGCAGAGACATCGTACTTTTCCGGACCTGGCACGCGACGTGAGGCCGTTGTCTTCATTCGCGAGGCATGCCAGGCAATGTCACAAGGGGACCATCATGAGGTTGATCTCCCCATGCTCGAAGCCGCCTATGGCAGGATTGGTCGCAACTGGCAGCGACGGTCAGCGGACTTCGCTGCGATGAAAAACCACATTAACAACATCAAGCAGCTGGGAGAGAGTATGGGCGGCTTGGACTTCAATCAGTTGCGGCAGCTAAGAGACGATGCGGATGCCCGTTACCAGCAGGCCAAAGAGGAAAGAGTAGCAGCCCGGCAACGGCTTAACGGTGCGAGCCATCTCGATGGAATGATTAAGACCATCGAAGAGAACAATCCAACGCTGTTCGCGGATCTCGATCAACTATGCGGCAAGGCCCACCCTTCGACGGAAGCAGATGTTCCACTGAAAGAACAATCGTTGCCATAGCGGCGGATTGTCTGCCATAAGAACACACCCCTACCCCCTGGCCTGCCAGAGGGGGAGGGCGGGTCAAATCCTCCCCGGCTGGCACATAAGACCGCCCGTTTAAGCGTTTACGTTTTTTGGCAAAAAACGATAGGGGGGGTAAATCACTGCCAATGGCAAAAAGGCGAGGGGGGTAGGCCCTCAAGATTTTCCCTTCGAATGAGTTCTTGTAGCCGGAGACAGGCTGAGCAAACCATGCAAAACGGCGCTCTCACTTGTGATCCTCGGAAGCCTCTTCCGGCCGCGGTCGTGCGACGTGTTCGCCTTCCGTGGTCGGATGGCTTTCGATTTAGCTGTTGGTGGCTCGACGGTCCTTCCCTCACTGTCTACAAACCAGAAACAGTCGCTGGGTTTCGTGAGTGGCAATACAAGGATCATCCAAGCGCCGAGTTCATCGATATGCTGCTTATCGACTTCTTTCGTGCAGTCAAGCTGGAAAACAACTGAGGCCGTGAAATGAGTACTAACGAGTTATTGCCGCTATTTCGAAAGAATGAAGTACTTGCGATTACCTCGGAAGGTTACGACCAGATGGTTCGTATGGCGGAATCTGGAAAGAAGATGCGTGATGCCGCAGGGCCAGCGGCTCGAGGGACTGTTGCAGTTATCCCGATTAAAGGCCCGATTCTCTACTTCGATTCTTGGATGGGCGTCAATACGAACCGTATTGGCGATGCTATTGAGGCAGCCGCTGACAGCCCGAGAGTTTCCAAGATCGTTCTCGACATCGACAGTCCAGGCGGCACATCGTACATGACGCAGGAACTATCAGATCGAATCCTTGTGGCTGGCGAAAAGAAGCGGATTGAAGCGGTTGCCAATCCTTTGTCGGCCTCTGCTGCCTACTGGATTGGCAGCGCGGCTCATCGTCTCTACGCAACACCATCAGGTGATGTCGGCAGCCTCGGCACCTATCAGATGCACGTTGATTATTCCAAGGCAATGGAAGATATGGGCATCCAGGTCACATTCATCCACGCTGGGAAAAATAAGGTGGAGTGGTCACCTTATCACGAGCTGAAGCAGGAAACCATCGATCATGCCCAAGAGGAGGTGAACCAGGTCAATGATCTGTTCATGTCCGATGTTGCCCGCAACCGTGGTGTGCCCAAGTCGGTTGTAACCAGTGCAGCGTGGGGGCAAGGAAGGACGCTCATTGCTTCGCGGGCTCTAGCGGTTGGCATGATCGACGGCATTCGTACGCTAAACAACGTGGTCTCTGACAGGCCTTCCAAGACCCATACACGTAGCGTGGCTGCGATGAACACTCAAGCACAGATTACCGACTTGTTAAATGAATCCTGGGAAAATGGCTATTCGAGCCGGTTTACCCCCGTCAATGATGGGTTGCGAGATCAGATTGTAACGCGCCGTCGTGATCGGGAGCGGGCTACTTTGGCAATGGCGAAGCTCACTCAGAAGTAAATGCTCTGCGCTGGATTTTAGAGCGAAGCGCAAACGGAGATGATTGATTATGGCCGGAACGGTAATCGCCAACCTGAAGATCATGCTATCGGCCAGTTGGGCGAAGCTGAAGAGCGATTTTGGCAAGGCCAGCAAAACCGTACGAG is a window of Bremerella sp. TYQ1 DNA encoding:
- a CDS encoding phage major capsid protein gives rise to the protein MPAIIASPVDNPFESPADFLSAVESATSSHRNHDPRLREFYRTRMQANGGGNTLEDPHGGFLMPAEWSPLVQSLNFEDPTDRFVRVVQASTPNVKVPARFSAEGRDSSSTGGLLARGRLETQADEPSRMNLKRIELSPRYLGGVSFATNQLVRAATPQFTELLAASFREELAWETLNHRINGTGVGEPQGALNSACKIVAPKEGGQNANTITGNNIVNMAKRCWNYERAIWLANHDTMPQLAQAHLAGTNSDRFLFTQGGQSFMLNCRPVYFTEFARSLGTEGDLILGTWGEYLVCVLGGFRGEASVHVRFVERETAFRFWIEIDSRPWWETQLTPRYGSNQLSPFITLETRD
- a CDS encoding S49 family peptidase; the protein is MSTNELLPLFRKNEVLAITSEGYDQMVRMAESGKKMRDAAGPAARGTVAVIPIKGPILYFDSWMGVNTNRIGDAIEAAADSPRVSKIVLDIDSPGGTSYMTQELSDRILVAGEKKRIEAVANPLSASAAYWIGSAAHRLYATPSGDVGSLGTYQMHVDYSKAMEDMGIQVTFIHAGKNKVEWSPYHELKQETIDHAQEEVNQVNDLFMSDVARNRGVPKSVVTSAAWGQGRTLIASRALAVGMIDGIRTLNNVVSDRPSKTHTRSVAAMNTQAQITDLLNESWENGYSSRFTPVNDGLRDQIVTRRRDRERATLAMAKLTQK